A portion of the Cryptomeria japonica chromosome 5, Sugi_1.0, whole genome shotgun sequence genome contains these proteins:
- the LOC131055468 gene encoding uncharacterized protein LOC131055468, producing the protein MNKTEFSVLVRDVATGRWFVVFICFLIMSLAGGTYIFGIYSEAIKTVLGYDQETLTTLGFFKDLGGNVGILSGLINEIAPAWVVLGIGALMNITGYLMIWLSVTQRIAKPKTWQMYLYICIGANSQTFANTGALVTCVKNFPQSRGSVLGILKGFMGLSGAIFTQIYHAIYGQDDRGLILLLGVLPSAVSLLVMLMVRPTKSVTEKNELKHFYSFLYIALMLAGFLMVMIVVENRLKDFPQLGYQIVSALTILFLLSNLAVVVKAEMDNMKLQDWVSVNSQKDIKNNVEEEKQSNGGREEEPNSVKYHFTKIFKGPPRGNDFTIPQALVSVDMIILFSAATCGIGATLTAIDNMGQIGRALQYTPVNISTFVSLISIWSFLGRVIAGFLSEFLLQKYKFPRPLMFTVVLLIGCIGHVFIAFALPASLYVASIVIGLSFGAQWPLLLAIISELFGLKYYATLYNFGAAASPLGSYLLSVRVAGALYDKEARKQHHISESVLQAAHAPSPSHNQLGCIGHQCFRLSFIIMTLVSLFGALISGILVFRTRKFYAGDIYAKFRVEAEKSQGEDDRVN; encoded by the coding sequence ATGAATAAAACAGAGTTCTCTGTTCTGGTCAGAGATGTGGCCACAGGAAGATGGTTTGTGGTATTTATATGTTTTCTGATCATGTCCCTTGCTGGGGGGACTTACATATTTGGTATATATTCAGAAGCAATAAAAACAGTTCTGGGCTATGATCAAGAAACTCTGACCACACTGGGATTTTTCAAGGATCTTGGAGGGAATGTTGGAATTTTGTCTGGTCTGATAAATGAAATAGCTCCAGCCTGGGTGGTCCTGGGCATAGGAGCCCTCATGAACATCACTGGCTATTTAATGATCTGGCTCTCTGTCACCCAAAGGATTGCTAAGCCAAAGACATGGCAGATGTATTTATATATCTGCATAGGAGCCAATTCTCAGACATTTGCCAACACAGGAGCTCTGGTCACCTGTGTGAAAAATTTCCCACAGAGTAGAGGAAGTGTGCTTGGAATTCTCAAGGGATTCATGGGTTTGAGTGGAGCTATCTTCACTCAGATATACCATGCAATTTATGGTCAGGATGACAGAGGCTTAATCCTGCTTCTGGGTGTCCTCCCCTCTGCTGTATCTCTGCTTGTCATGTTAATGGTGAGACCCACAAAATCTGTCACAGAGAAGAATGAACTGAAGCACTTCTACAGTTTTCTCTACATAGCTCTTATGCTTGCAGGCTTTCTCATGGTTATGATTGTGGTGGAGAACAGGCTGAAAGATTTTCCACAGTTAGGCTACCAAATTGTTTCTGCTTTAACCATACTATTTCTTTTGTCCAATCTTGCTGTTGTTGTCAAGGCAGAGATGGACAACATGAAACTGCAGGATTGGGTCTCTGTAAACTCTCAAAAAGACATAAAAAACAATGTAGAAGAGGAAAAACAGAGCAATGGCGGGAGAGAAGAGGAGCCCAATTCTGTGAAATACCATTTTACAAAAATCTTCAAAGGCCCACCAAGGGGAAATGACTTCACAATCCCTCAAGCTCTAGTGAGTGTGGACATGATAATCCTTTTCTCAGCAGCAACTTGTGGGATTGGAGCAACTTTAACAGCCATTGACAACATGGGTCAGATTGGCAGAGCATTGCAATACACCCCTGTGAATATCAGCACCTTTGTTTCCCTCATCAGCATCTGGAGTTTCCTTGGGAGGGTAATTGCAGGATTTCTCTCTGAATTCCTCTTGCAGAAGTATAAGTTTCCAAGGCCTCTTATGTTTACAGTGGTGTTACTCATAGGCTGTATTGGGCATGTGTTTATAGCATTTGCTCTTCCTGCTTCATTGTATGTAGCTTCCATAGTTATAGGCCTGTCTTTTGGAGCTCAATGGCCTCTCTTGCTTGCTATTATCTCAGAGCTCTTTGGTCTAAAGTATTATGCTACCCTTTACAATTTTGGAGCTGCTGCAAGCCCATTGGGGTCCTATCTTCTCTCAGTCAGGGTGGCTGGAGCTCTATATGATAAAGAAGCCAGAAAGCAACATCACATTTCTGAATCAGTGTTGCAGGCAGCTCATGCACCTTCACCATCTCATAACCAGTTGGGTTGCATAGGACACCAGTGCTTTCGCCTCAGTTTTATCATAATGACACTGGTTTCATTGTTTGGGGCTCTCATTTCAGGCATTCTTGTTTTTAGGACAAGGAAGTTTTATGCAGGGGATATCTATGCTAAGTTTAGAGTTGAAGCTGAAAAGTCCCAGGGAGAGGATGATAGAGTTAATTAA